GTTTCGGCCCCGTCATCGGTGACATACACCTCGCCATGTTGGAAGGGGTTCATCAGTCCGGCATCCACGTTGATGTACGGGTCCACCTTGATGAGCCCTACGCGGTAGCCCCGGTCTTTGAGAAGGCGTCCGAGCGAAGCAGTGGTGATGCCCTTGCCGATTGCGGAAACCACGCCACCGGTCACGAAAACGTACTTGGCCATGATGCACCTGCCCAAATGGGATCAATGCGGACCTTACGAAGTCCGCCTAAGAACGCGATCCGTGCTGCGACACGTGTTGAGAAAAAAAAAACGAGGGGAGGACGGCCGAGGCCGTCCGCGACTACGTTGGACTGTATCTTACACCAAATCGAGGAATAGCACCAGCCCCCAAAAGCGTGACAATCATGCGAATCCCCGGCGGCTGGCAGACGGCGGCAGGCCACGCAGCTACGTGACCTGGTCAGCCAGCGCCTCGGCCGCCACCCGCAACTCCGGAGCGTCGTGGGAGGCAGCTTGCCAGACTACATCAAGGTCCACGGCGAAGTACTGATGCACGAGGATATTGCGCATGCCGATGATCTGGCGCCACGGGATGTCCGGCATGCGCTGGCGGGCCCCCTCGCTCAGGGCGGCGGCCGCCTCGCCCAGAATCTGCAGATGGTGCCGCATCCACGTCTGCACCAGTTCGTCCCGCCGGAAACGCTCTTCGCCCAGCCGCGCATACCGGCCGATGTGGTCCGCAGCCTCGATGATGTCGAGGAGACGCTCGCGGTCGGACCTCATAGGGCGACCGCCTCTTGCAGCACGCGGTCGCGGATGCGCTCCCTCAGCCCCCCGGTCGTGACGACATCCACCTCGCAGCCCAGCAGGTCTTGCAGGTCCATGAGTAGACCGCCGAGGTCAAACAGAGAGCAGCCCTTGCGGGCGTCAACGAGGAAATCCACGTCACTGCCCGCAGCCGCCTCCCCGCGCGCGACCGAGCCAAAGAGCCGCACGTTGCTCACCTTGTACTCCTCGGCCAGCCGCAGTATTTCCTCCCGCCGGGCGCGGATCTGCGCGAGCGTCGGGGGACAGCCTGTTGTCTGAGCCATGAGAGGGGGCTCCTCCGGCGCCTCAGTCTATGCCGTCTCGTCGGCAGACGCCTCGGGCTCGGGGCTCGGAGCAGGCGCCTCTTCCTTGGCCTCCTCGGCTCCAGCCGCCGCTCCCGCCTCGGGCGCGGCTTCCTCCTCGGTCAGCGGCGCCTCGTCCTCGAGTACCGGGATCTCGACGCCCTTCTCCAGGCTGGCAGCCCGGACCAACTCGATCTCATGCTTGACCTTGGCGATCTCGGCGATGATGGCGTCAATCCGCTGGCAGTCCACCAGCACGTCCTGGTTGCGCACCTTGCCCTGCCCGTGCAGGCCGTACACCTTGGCCCCGATCTGCCGGATCAGGCCGTTGCGCTCCTTGTCCAGCCGCCGCACCTGCCCGGCCAGCCGCTGGATCTGCGTCCGCTGCTCGATCATCTCAGCCGCCGACTCCCCGGTCTCCTTGGCGCTGCGCAGGAAGAGGCGACCCAGGTCACGCATCCGGCTCATCATGTCACCCACGGCAGATACCTCCTCAGAATTCCGGCTCTTCAGCCGCGATCCAGGCGTCTCAGCCCCGCTGCCCGCGCCGCCTGTCGCGCCTGCTGGACCTCCTCGACGGTCACGCGGCGCGCGATCTCGGCGACCTCGGCGGCCCGGTAGCACGGGCGGTACTGATCCATCACATTGACGTAGATGTCGGCGTCCACCGAGGCCAGGAACCGCATGACCTCCGGGCTCGTGGACCAGCCCGCGGGCATCACCAGGTGCCGCACGAGCAGCCCCCGCCGGGCGATCCCCTCGGCATCCACCT
This is a stretch of genomic DNA from bacterium. It encodes these proteins:
- a CDS encoding nucleotidyltransferase family protein, with the translated sequence MAQTTGCPPTLAQIRARREEILRLAEEYKVSNVRLFGSVARGEAAAGSDVDFLVDARKGCSLFDLGGLLMDLQDLLGCEVDVVTTGGLRERIRDRVLQEAVAL
- a CDS encoding DUF86 domain-containing protein, which gives rise to MRSDRERLLDIIEAADHIGRYARLGEERFRRDELVQTWMRHHLQILGEAAAALSEGARQRMPDIPWRQIIGMRNILVHQYFAVDLDVVWQAASHDAPELRVAAEALADQVT